The genome window AGGAGCAAGATGGGAAAAGTTGCACTAGTATTTCCTGGTCAAGGAGCTCAATATGTGGGTATGGCCAAGGATTTATATGAAAATAATGATGTTGCTAAAAGTGTAATAGATGAGGCTAGTGATGCCTTAAAAATGGACTTAAAAAAACTTATGTTTAATGGGAATGAAGAAGAGCTTTCTAAAACTGAAAATACTCAACCTGCTATGGTTACACATAGTGTAGCAGTATTAAAAGCAGTACAAGCTCAAATAGATTTAAAATATAATGCATGCTTAGGATTATCTTTAGGAGAATATAGTGCATTGGTTGCAGCAGATGCAATTGACTTTAAGGATGCTGTATGTTTAGTAAAAAAAAGAGGTAAATTTATGCAGGAAACAGTTCCAACAGGTATTGGAGCTATGGCAGCAATTTTAGGTCTAGATAGAAGTGTACTTGAAAATGTAGTTAAGGATATACGAGGAGGTATTGTAGAAGTAGCAAATTACAATTCTCCTGGACAAATAGTTATATCTGGTGAAAATGAAAAGATAGAAGAAGCAATGGTAAAATGTAAAGAAGCAGGAGCAAAAAGAGCAGTTAAATTAAATGTAAGTGGACCTTTTCACTCATCGATGTTAAAAGAAGCAGGAGTAAAATTAGCTGGTGAGTTAGAAAAAGTTAACATAACTAAACCTAAAGTTGATGTGGTGGCAAATGTAAATGCAGATTACTATAAAAATGAAGGTAAAGACCTGCTTATAAAACAAGTAAGTTCATCTGTTCTTTGGGAAGATTCTATAGAAAGACTTTTAAATGATGGATATGATACTTTTATAGAAATGGGACCTGGAAAAACTTTAAAAGCGTTTATTAAGAAGATAGCTTCTAATAAAAAAGCAAATGTAAATATTTATAATATAGATGGCATAGATTCTCTTAATGAATTTGTACAAAATTATAGAAATGGAGAGATATAATGATAAATCTTACAGGACAAGTAGCAGTTGTTACTGGTGGGTCTCGAGGTATAGGGAAAGAAATAGCAAAAAAACTAGCATTTTTCGGGGCTGATATAGTAATCAACTATACTTCTAGAGAAGATGAAGCACTAAAAACTAAAAATGAAATAGAAGGCATGAATGTAAAATGTACTTCTATAAAATGTGATGTGTCTAAATCTGATGAAGTAAATCAAATGATAGATTCTGTTGTAAAAGAATTTGGAAAAGTTGATATATTGGTTAATAATGCAGGTATAACTAAAGATGGTTTGCTTATGAGAATGAAAGAAGAAGATTTTGATAGAGTTATAGATATAAACTTAAAAGGTGTGTTTAATTGTACAAAAGCAGTTACTAAGCCTATGATGAAAAAGAAGTATGGAAGAATAATAAATATGACTTCAGTAGTTGGAATTATGGGTAATGCAGGTCAAACTAATTATTGTGCATCAAAAGCAGGTGTAATTGGATTTACAAAAGCTTCTGCAAGAGAGTTAGCATCAAGAAACATAAATATAAATGCAGTAGCACCTGGATTTATAGAAACAGATATGACTAAAGTACTAAGTGATGACGTAAAAGAATCAACACTAGCAAACATACCAAAGAAATCTTATGGTAAACCAGAAGATGTAGCCAATGCTGTAGCATTTTTAGTTAGTGATATGTCAAGTTATATAACAGGACAAGTAATAAATGTAGATGGTGGAATGGTAATGCAATAATCAAAATAATAATTTAAAAAGTAGAGAAATCTATTAAAATAAAAAATCTTAGGAGGAACACAATGTTTAATAAAGTTGTAGAAATAATAATAGAGCAATTAGGAGTAGAAGATAAAGAAATAACTATGGAGACATCATTAATGAAGGATTTAGAAGCAGATTCATTAGATGCAGTAGAAATAATAATGGCACTTGAAGATGAATTTGGTATAGAAATACCAGATACAGAAGCAGAAAACTTCAAATCTATAGGTGATATAGTTAACTATATAGAAGCTAATAAATAGTCGAGCTTTAAAAAAGTGGAGGTATCCGATGAAGAGAAGAGTAGTGATAACGGGACTTGGATGTGTTACACCGTTGGGAACGGGAAAAGATGAGTTCTGGAGCAACATAAAATCTGGAGTATCTGGTATAGATACAATAACTAATTTTGATGCTAGCACATATCAAACTCAGATAGCAGGAGAAGTTAAAAATTTTCATCCAGAAGAATATATAAGCAAAAAAGAATTAAAGAGATTAGATAAATTTGCTCAATTTGCAGTAGTATCTGCAAAATTAGCAGTTGAAGATGCAAATCTTGATTTAGATAAAGTTGATAGAGAGCGTGTTGGTGTTATAATAGGCTCTGGAATAGGTGGAGTTGAAGCAATAGAAACTCAACATAAAATTCTTTTAGAAAAAGGAAATAAAAGAGTAAGTTCACTTTTTGTACCTATGATGATTGGAAATATGGCAGCTGGTCAAGTTTCAATATTTTTAGGAGCAAAAGGACCTAACACCAATGTATGTACAGCTTGTGCATCAGGAACTCATTCAATAGGTGATGCTTTTAAGGTAATACAAAGAGGCGATGCAGATATTATGGTATCAGGAGGTTCTGAAGCTGCTGTAACAGGTCTTGCTTTTGCTGGATTCTGTAATATGAAGGCTATGTCAACTAGAAATGATGACCCTAAAACTGCATCACGACCATTTGATAAAGACAGAGATGGTTTTGTAATGGGGGAAGGGGCAGGAATCGTTATCTTAGAAGACCTAGAACATGCTTTAGCAAGAGGTGCTAAAATATATGCAGAAGTAGTTGGATATGGTTTAACTGCTGATGCATATCATATGACAACTCCAGCTGAAAATGGAGAAGGAGCAGCTAGGTCTATGAATATGGCTTTGAAAGATGGAAATGTTCCATTAGAAGAAGTAGATTATATAAATGCTCATGGAACTTCAACTTATTACAATGATTTATACGAAACTATGGCTATAAAAACTGTATTTGGAGAAAAGGCATATGATTTATGTGTATCATCAACAAAATCTATGACGGGTCACTTATTAGGAGCATCCGGTGCTATAGAAGCTGTTGTTTGTGCGATGAGTATAGAAGATAGTTTTGTGCCTCCAACTATAAACATACAAGAAGTTGGTGAAGATTTGGATTTAGATTATGTTCCAAATCGAGGTAAAGAAAAAAATGTTAGATATGCACTATCAAATTCTTTAGGGTTTGGTGGGCATAATGCCACAATAGTACTAAAAAAATATGTATAAATATAAAATTAAAAGATAAGTACTTGTTTCAACTTTATGAATTTACATTGGCTTAAATTTAAAGTCTCCTAAATTATTTTAGGAGATTTTTTTGTTAAGATTTAATTCTAGCATATGTTGTAAATCATTTTGATATATTGTATTATTAATTATTAAGAGGTTATTTATATATGCAAGTTTTCATTTTACAATATACAAAAGGAGGACTAAAATTTTGAATTTTAGACTACCAAGGAAGAGGTTACCTAAAAAGTTAATTTTTATATGCATAATACTTATTAGTATTATTTTGTTTGTAAAGTATGACCAAAATGGACTGAAAGAAAGAGAAATTATAAATAAGGGAAAATCTATGTCTGAAAGTCTTGTGGCAGATAAGAAGTATGATGAAGCAAAAAAAGTGGTTAAGGCTTCTTTTGAATCTATCCCAGAAAAAAAATACAATAAAGTATATAATGAAGTTTGGGATATGTTAAAGACTATTTCATATATTCCAGATGGAACGAAGATAGTTATTGATTCTTTAGAAAAGATGAGAGAATCAGATGTAAAGTTATCTGATGAGTGTAGATTTAATATAGAAAAAAGATTAGCATCAGTTTATATAATGGATAATAATTATTCTAAAGCAGTAGATTTAACTGTAAAGTCTATAAAATTGGCTGAAAAATTGGGGGATAATTATGAAAAAGCAAGACTAGATGTTGATTTGGCGAGCATATTTTTAAAGGTAGGTAGCTATGAAACAGGAGAGAAATTAATAAAAGATTCTTTTAAGATAGATATTGATGAAGGTGAAAAAAATGGGATGGTTAGATTATATGCTCTTATAAATCTATCAGAAGTATACGTAGAGTTGGGAGAATATGATAAAGCTATTGAAACAGCTGATAGAGTAAAAGATTATAAAAAATTTGTAAATGCGGATGATTACAATGATTTTGAGATAATAGCTTCTATAATGCAGGCAAATGCATATGTAGGAAAAAATAATGTACAAAAGGCAAAGACTTTTTTAGAAAGAGCTGATTATCTTATAAAATCTGATAGAACAGTTCATATATTAGATAAAGATATGTATTATTATATGGCAATGGGAAATTTAGAGTATAAAAGCGAAAATTATGATTCTGCAATAGATAATTATAAAAAAAGCTTAGAGATATCCACCGAAAGAAAGTTAACTCAAGAGAAAATAAAAAATTTAAATAAGATATTAAATATATATGAAAAACAAGGAAATGTAAAATCTTTAAATAAGTATCAAAAGATGTTAATAAATGAATATAAAGAGAACAAAAGTATAAGAGATTCAGAGACTAGTTTCTATATAATTGATAAAGTATCAAATGAAAGTGAGTTATTTGAAAAAACTAAAAAAGAAATGAAATATTATAAAATATTATTTACAGTAATTTTAATTGCTATATTAGGGTCTACTTTTTTATATAATAGACTGAATTATTTTAAAACACAAAACTTACATGATGGGCTTACAAATATTTATAATAGAAAAAGTTTTGATATTATGTATAAAAAGTACAGAGAGAAAGATGATAATTTTGCACTTGTAATGATAGATATTGACAATTTTAAACTCATAAATGATAATTATGGTCATAAATTTGGTGATATTGTTATAAAAGGTATAACAAATACTATTTGTGCTATGTTGGAGAAAGGAGACAAAATCTTTAGGTATGGAGGAGAAGAGTTTTCTGTGTTAATAAGAAATAAGTCTGGAGAAGAGGTAGTAGATATCATTGACAATATAAGGATTGAAATTGCTAATAAAAAATGGAATGAAGATGTGACTGTGACTATAAGTGCAGGTGTAGCTCATATTTCGGATAGCAAAAATATACTAGAAGAAGCTGACAAAAATCTATATAAAGCAAAACAACTGGGTAGGAATAAAGTGGTATATAAGTAATTGTATGCTGTATAAATAAGAGGTATAAATATGAAACAATCAATAGCTATAGTAACTGATAAAATAACCAAATTGTCATCTTTTTTAGAAGAAAATATACGCTTGGTTTTAGGTGATTATATTGATATAAACCATTATTATTTAGAAAATTTAAAAGAGGATGATAAAATACAAGGTGATTTTGTATTAGTAATGAATGATGATAGGTTAAATAGCATGAGAAAGCATTTAGTACAAGATAGTAAGATTATAGTGGTAAGGAGAACTCTTAAGGAAAATGAAATATATGGATTATTTTCAATACCCAATGGAACAGAGGTATTGGTTGTAAATGATACAAAAGAAACTACCTTAGAAACGATAAGCTTATTTTACAAGATAGGAGTAAAAAATTTAAAGTTTACTCCCTATATTGAAGGAAAAATTTATAAAAATATAGATATAGCTATAACGCCTGGAGTAAAAGAAAAAGTACCAAGTTATATAAATAAAGTAATTGACCTTGGTAATAGATATATTGATATATCTACTTTTATAGAAATAATAAATGGTCTTAGAATTGATGTTAAAGAAATACGTAAAAACTTAATGGCATATTCTGAGAGCTTAATAAGCCTAGATAATGGAGTTAAAGATAATTATAGACAATTGTTTCTAAAAATAGAAGAACAAGATGTTATATTAAATCTATCCAAAGATGGAATAATATTTACTTCAGCAGATGGTGTTATAAACACGTTTAATAAAGAAGCTTTAAAAATTTTAGGTATAAATGAGAATCCACAAGGTAAAAACATAGAAGAAGTTATTTCTAAAGATTTAAACATTCTACTTGGAGACAAAGAAATAATTGATGAAGTCGTATTTACAAATAAAAAATATATAAATGTAAATAAAAAAAGTATTTTTTCTATGGGAAATAAAGCTGGTGTATATTATAATCTACAAGAAATAACGTATATAAAAAAATTAGAACAAAACCTTACTAATAAATTAAGAGAACAAGGGCAAATAGCAAAATATACATTTAAAGATATAAAAACTAAAAATAAAAATATGATAAAGTGTATAGAATTGGCTAAAAAAATATCTAAATCAGACCTTTCTGTGTTAATAATAGGAGAAAGTGGTACTGGTAAAGAATTGTTATCACAATCAATTCATAATGCTTCTAATAGAAGAAATCAACCATTTATAGCAGTCAATTGTGCAGCAGTTCCAGATAGTCTATTAGAAAGTCAACTATTTGGATATGAGAAAGGTTCTTTTACAGGAGCTTTAAGAGAAGGAAAGAAGGGCTTATTTGAACTTGCTAACAATGGAACTATATTTTTAGATGAAATTGGAGATATGCCTCCATTATTACAGACAAAGTTACTAAGAGTACTCCAAGAGAAGCAAGTTATGCCTGTAGGCTCTCATAATATTATAAATATAGATGTTAGGATAATAGCAGCAACAAACAAAAATTTACCTAAGATGATTAGAGAAGGAAAATTTAGAGAAGATTTGTATTATAGACTAAATGTATTGCCAATAGATGTACCATCACTAAGTAATCGAAGAGAAGATATAATAACACTTATGAATTTCTTTTTGAAAAATAATATAAGACTTTCACCTGAGGTTATAACTGTTTTAGAAAAATATAATTGGCCAGGAAATATAAGAGAGTTGCAAAACGTTGCTTCTTATGTAAGTCTAATGTGTGACAGTATGGTTTTTAGAGATGACTTGCCACCATATATAAAGGTAGAATGTGCTACTAATTATGAAGATGGATTTGGCTATACAAAAAAAGAATTTGAGGAAATACTAAGGATTCTATATGAAAGAAGGGAGTCATCTTCTGGAATTGGAAGAGGATTTATAATCGAAAAACTTTTGGAGGAAGGGATTGAGATTTCTGAAAGTAAAGTTAGAAAGGTGCTATCTTATTTGAGTGAATGTGGATATATATCATCTAAATCTGGTAGGTGTGGAAGTCAAATAACTTCAGAGGGTATAAAACTTTATAATAGCATAAATTAAATTAAGTATACAGATATTGAAATGATATATTCTGAATATATATACTTAAATAATAGATTTTTACATCTGTAGAATTTGATTTGTATTATGTCAGAAAGAATATTCTATATTTAAGATTAAATATTAATAGGTTTTAAAAATAGGATTAGATAGGTAATAGGTTAAAATAAAATAACCCATTACCTATTTTTTTTGTAAGAAAAGTGCAAATAGAATTAAAAATAAAAAATACAATTAATAAAACTGCTGAAAATACTAAATAAATAATAAATAAAAATAATTATAAATTTTGGCATGTATATTGCTATTTATAAAGATAAGACGACAAAATAATTGGGAGGTTTAATTATGAAATACAAAACAACAGGGACTTGTGCTACAGAAATTGAATTTGAGGTAAAGGAAAATAAAGTTACAAATGTAAACTTCATAGGTGGATGTGATGGAAATTTAAAAGGGATAAAGGTATTAGTTGAAGGTATGAATATAGAAGATGTAATTCAAAAGTTAAAAGGAATAGAGTGTAAAACAAAGCCAACATCTTGCCCAGACCAGCTTTCTCTAGCATTGGAAAATTATATAAATATAAAATAAATACATAAAACAATCGATTAGTTAGGAGTTTAATTATGAAACCAATAATAGGGATTTTAGGAAATTTAATAATAATGGAAAATGGTATGTTTCCAGGTCTTGAAAGGTCATATGTAAATAATGATTATATAAATGCAGTACTAAAAGGTGGAGGTAGCCCAGTCATCATTCCAGTAAATACAGATAAAGAAGTTATAAGAAAACAGATTGAGATGGTTGATGGAGTCTTAATATCTGGAGGATGGGATGTCAATCCTCAGTTATATGGAGAAGAAATAAGAGAAGAAACGACATTTATATATCCAGAAGTGGATGAATTTGATTTAATTGCAATAAGTATAGCATTAGAACTTAAAAAGCCTATATTAGGTATATGTAGGGGACTACAAATTTTAAATGTAAGTTTAGGAGGAACTTTATATCAAGATAATAATCTTATAGAAGGAAGTTATATAAAACATACACAATCTTCCAAAAGACATGTAGCTACTCATAAAGTAGATGTTAAAGAAGGAAGCATTTTAGAAGGAATCTTAGGAAAACAATTACTTACAAATAGTTATCATCATCAAAGTATCAATCAACTTGGAAAAGGATTAAAAGCCATAGCATACTCAAAAGATGGTATAATAGAAGCTATTGAAAAAGAGAATGAAAATTTTGTAGTAGGAATACAGTGGCATCCAGAAATGATGGTAGATTACTGTAATAAAATGGAAAATTTATTTAAATATTTTATAAGTATTTGTTCGAATTTATAATATACCTTGGGGGGATTGAGCATGAATGAAAAGAATAAAATGGGATTGATAAGTATTATACTTTTAGGTATTAATGCAGTAGTAGGAGCTGGAGTTTTCCTATTACCAGGAGATGCAATGAAAGCATTTGGTGTAGCAAGTATATTTGTATACATGTTTGATATGTTATTAGTTTTATCTATGGCATTCTGTTTTGCTGAGGTGGCAGGTAAATTTAACAAAAACGGTGCTGCCTATGTATATACTAAGGAAGCTTTTGGAGATTTTTGTGGTTTTGAAGTAGGTCTTATGAAATGGGTAATAGGATGTATCTCCTGGGGAGCTTTGATAGTAGGTTTTCCTACATCATTATCAGCAGTATGGGCTCCAGCAGGTGACCCATATATACAAAAAATTATAATTGTAGCCATGATAGTTGGACTTACAATTATAAACTTATTAGGTGTATCTCTATCAAAAATTGTACAAAATGTTATAACTGTAGGTAAACTAATTCCATTAATATTATTTATAGGAATAGGAATATTTTTTATAAAAGGAGTTAATTTTACTACTTCAACAATGGTACCTCCAGGAGCTGGAGCAACAGAGTTTGGAGCAGCAGCACTTTTAATGTTTTATTCATTTACAGGGTTTGAATCTATAGCAGTTGCAGCAGAAGATATGGAAAATCCCAAAAAGAATATACCAATAGCAATTATAAGTGTAATAGTAATTGCATCAATAATATATATATTAAATCAAGTTGTATGTGTTGGTATACTAGGAGATTCATTATCTAATACATCTACACCAGTTGCAGATGCTGCAAGAATATGTTTTGGAAATATGGGTGCTGGATTGGTTACTTTTGGAACATTGGTTTCTGTTGGTGGAATTTGTATGTGTGGTGCTTTCGTAAATCCAAGAAGTTGTGTGGCTTTAGCTGATGATAAAATGTTACCAAGAATATTTGCAAGAAAAGATAAAAAAGGTACACCATATGTAGCGATAATAGCTACTATGCTAATCACTATACCAATAGCTTTATCTGGAAGCTTTGCTGAATTAGCAGCGATAAGTGCAGTTGCTAGATTTATACAGTATATACCAACATCGTTATCAGTATTAGTATTTAGAAAGAAAAGACCAGAATTAGTAGGTACTTTTAAAACTCCTTTTGGAGCAGTAATCCCTCTAATTGCAGTATGTGTTGGTACATGGTTATTGTTCCAAGCATCTATGCATCAGTTAATTATGGGATTAGGAGCTTTAGCAATCGGAGTACCATTATACTTTATAATGAAGTCTTATAATAGAAAGGTTTATGGTGAAGATTTAAAGAAAATAGTTTAATTATATTATAATAGTTTATTAAGCTAAAGTTAAATATTGGCAGAAAATTAAATACAAATAAGTACATATAAGGTTATATTAAAATATTATTAGTTTTTTATTTTAGTATAGCCTTATATTGTTATTAATACATGAAAAATATTGTAACAACATAAAAACAATAGTATCATGTTTATAGATAAAAAAACTTATTAGGAGGTAAATTTATGCCAACAATAACATTAAAAAATGGTGTAGACGTGATTATTAGAGAAGGAGTAAAAGAAGATGCTCAAAGTATTATAAATTTTTATAATGAAGTAGGTGGAGAAACTCATTTTCTCTCATTTGGGAAGAAT of Clostridioides sp. ES-S-0054-01 contains these proteins:
- the fabD gene encoding ACP S-malonyltransferase; the encoded protein is MGKVALVFPGQGAQYVGMAKDLYENNDVAKSVIDEASDALKMDLKKLMFNGNEEELSKTENTQPAMVTHSVAVLKAVQAQIDLKYNACLGLSLGEYSALVAADAIDFKDAVCLVKKRGKFMQETVPTGIGAMAAILGLDRSVLENVVKDIRGGIVEVANYNSPGQIVISGENEKIEEAMVKCKEAGAKRAVKLNVSGPFHSSMLKEAGVKLAGELEKVNITKPKVDVVANVNADYYKNEGKDLLIKQVSSSVLWEDSIERLLNDGYDTFIEMGPGKTLKAFIKKIASNKKANVNIYNIDGIDSLNEFVQNYRNGEI
- the fabG gene encoding 3-oxoacyl-[acyl-carrier-protein] reductase, with protein sequence MINLTGQVAVVTGGSRGIGKEIAKKLAFFGADIVINYTSREDEALKTKNEIEGMNVKCTSIKCDVSKSDEVNQMIDSVVKEFGKVDILVNNAGITKDGLLMRMKEEDFDRVIDINLKGVFNCTKAVTKPMMKKKYGRIINMTSVVGIMGNAGQTNYCASKAGVIGFTKASARELASRNININAVAPGFIETDMTKVLSDDVKESTLANIPKKSYGKPEDVANAVAFLVSDMSSYITGQVINVDGGMVMQ
- the acpP gene encoding acyl carrier protein, producing the protein MFNKVVEIIIEQLGVEDKEITMETSLMKDLEADSLDAVEIIMALEDEFGIEIPDTEAENFKSIGDIVNYIEANK
- the fabF gene encoding beta-ketoacyl-ACP synthase II gives rise to the protein MKRRVVITGLGCVTPLGTGKDEFWSNIKSGVSGIDTITNFDASTYQTQIAGEVKNFHPEEYISKKELKRLDKFAQFAVVSAKLAVEDANLDLDKVDRERVGVIIGSGIGGVEAIETQHKILLEKGNKRVSSLFVPMMIGNMAAGQVSIFLGAKGPNTNVCTACASGTHSIGDAFKVIQRGDADIMVSGGSEAAVTGLAFAGFCNMKAMSTRNDDPKTASRPFDKDRDGFVMGEGAGIVILEDLEHALARGAKIYAEVVGYGLTADAYHMTTPAENGEGAARSMNMALKDGNVPLEEVDYINAHGTSTYYNDLYETMAIKTVFGEKAYDLCVSSTKSMTGHLLGASGAIEAVVCAMSIEDSFVPPTINIQEVGEDLDLDYVPNRGKEKNVRYALSNSLGFGGHNATIVLKKYV
- a CDS encoding GGDEF domain-containing protein is translated as MNFRLPRKRLPKKLIFICIILISIILFVKYDQNGLKEREIINKGKSMSESLVADKKYDEAKKVVKASFESIPEKKYNKVYNEVWDMLKTISYIPDGTKIVIDSLEKMRESDVKLSDECRFNIEKRLASVYIMDNNYSKAVDLTVKSIKLAEKLGDNYEKARLDVDLASIFLKVGSYETGEKLIKDSFKIDIDEGEKNGMVRLYALINLSEVYVELGEYDKAIETADRVKDYKKFVNADDYNDFEIIASIMQANAYVGKNNVQKAKTFLERADYLIKSDRTVHILDKDMYYYMAMGNLEYKSENYDSAIDNYKKSLEISTERKLTQEKIKNLNKILNIYEKQGNVKSLNKYQKMLINEYKENKSIRDSETSFYIIDKVSNESELFEKTKKEMKYYKILFTVILIAILGSTFLYNRLNYFKTQNLHDGLTNIYNRKSFDIMYKKYREKDDNFALVMIDIDNFKLINDNYGHKFGDIVIKGITNTICAMLEKGDKIFRYGGEEFSVLIRNKSGEEVVDIIDNIRIEIANKKWNEDVTVTISAGVAHISDSKNILEEADKNLYKAKQLGRNKVVYK
- a CDS encoding sigma 54-interacting transcriptional regulator, with product MKQSIAIVTDKITKLSSFLEENIRLVLGDYIDINHYYLENLKEDDKIQGDFVLVMNDDRLNSMRKHLVQDSKIIVVRRTLKENEIYGLFSIPNGTEVLVVNDTKETTLETISLFYKIGVKNLKFTPYIEGKIYKNIDIAITPGVKEKVPSYINKVIDLGNRYIDISTFIEIINGLRIDVKEIRKNLMAYSESLISLDNGVKDNYRQLFLKIEEQDVILNLSKDGIIFTSADGVINTFNKEALKILGINENPQGKNIEEVISKDLNILLGDKEIIDEVVFTNKKYINVNKKSIFSMGNKAGVYYNLQEITYIKKLEQNLTNKLREQGQIAKYTFKDIKTKNKNMIKCIELAKKISKSDLSVLIIGESGTGKELLSQSIHNASNRRNQPFIAVNCAAVPDSLLESQLFGYEKGSFTGALREGKKGLFELANNGTIFLDEIGDMPPLLQTKLLRVLQEKQVMPVGSHNIINIDVRIIAATNKNLPKMIREGKFREDLYYRLNVLPIDVPSLSNRREDIITLMNFFLKNNIRLSPEVITVLEKYNWPGNIRELQNVASYVSLMCDSMVFRDDLPPYIKVECATNYEDGFGYTKKEFEEILRILYERRESSSGIGRGFIIEKLLEEGIEISESKVRKVLSYLSECGYISSKSGRCGSQITSEGIKLYNSIN
- a CDS encoding TIGR03905 family TSCPD domain-containing protein, translated to MKYKTTGTCATEIEFEVKENKVTNVNFIGGCDGNLKGIKVLVEGMNIEDVIQKLKGIECKTKPTSCPDQLSLALENYINIK
- a CDS encoding gamma-glutamyl-gamma-aminobutyrate hydrolase family protein; amino-acid sequence: MKPIIGILGNLIIMENGMFPGLERSYVNNDYINAVLKGGGSPVIIPVNTDKEVIRKQIEMVDGVLISGGWDVNPQLYGEEIREETTFIYPEVDEFDLIAISIALELKKPILGICRGLQILNVSLGGTLYQDNNLIEGSYIKHTQSSKRHVATHKVDVKEGSILEGILGKQLLTNSYHHQSINQLGKGLKAIAYSKDGIIEAIEKENENFVVGIQWHPEMMVDYCNKMENLFKYFISICSNL
- a CDS encoding amino acid permease; translated protein: MNEKNKMGLISIILLGINAVVGAGVFLLPGDAMKAFGVASIFVYMFDMLLVLSMAFCFAEVAGKFNKNGAAYVYTKEAFGDFCGFEVGLMKWVIGCISWGALIVGFPTSLSAVWAPAGDPYIQKIIIVAMIVGLTIINLLGVSLSKIVQNVITVGKLIPLILFIGIGIFFIKGVNFTTSTMVPPGAGATEFGAAALLMFYSFTGFESIAVAAEDMENPKKNIPIAIISVIVIASIIYILNQVVCVGILGDSLSNTSTPVADAARICFGNMGAGLVTFGTLVSVGGICMCGAFVNPRSCVALADDKMLPRIFARKDKKGTPYVAIIATMLITIPIALSGSFAELAAISAVARFIQYIPTSLSVLVFRKKRPELVGTFKTPFGAVIPLIAVCVGTWLLFQASMHQLIMGLGALAIGVPLYFIMKSYNRKVYGEDLKKIV